CTTTTTCATTTGTTATAACAGAATATTTTTTACCAATACCCGGTAATTCTGTTTCTGTAAATTTCATTTTTTATCCCTCAAAATCAAAAAATTTTTTATAATTTTATCATAAAGTTTTTGGTAAAATATCCGAAAAATTATTAAAATAGATGAGGTAGATATTATGCAAGAAAAACAGCCTTTTGATATAGTGTTAAAATTAGCCATAAATGGTGAGATAGACCCTTGGAATGTTGATATAGTAGATTTGGCAGATAAATATTTAAGAGAAATAAAAAATATGTATATCCCAAATCTCAGATACGCTTCTAAAATCATTATGGCTGCAGCCCTTCTGCTAAAAATGAAAGCAGAAGCTCTTGATATTACAAAAGAAGAAGAGAAAGAGGGAAAAATTCATAGAAAAAGATTGTTTGGAATAAAAAGATTTTATACAATAGAAGAAATAGCAAATGTATTAAAAGAGTATATATCACCTGTTATTGAGTTTAAACCCTCAAAAAATAAGAATATTCAAAAGAGTTCTCCAAAAATAATAAATAGGAATAAAAATAAATTTGAGCTTCCACCTTTATTTCATGCAGTTTTAGAAGATGCAATTAAACTTATTGAGGCAGAGATACAGAATATAGATAATGTTATAACATTAAAAGATTTAACTT
The sequence above is drawn from the Venenivibrio stagnispumantis genome and encodes:
- a CDS encoding segregation/condensation protein A, with translation MQEKQPFDIVLKLAINGEIDPWNVDIVDLADKYLREIKNMYIPNLRYASKIIMAAALLLKMKAEALDITKEEEKEGKIHRKRLFGIKRFYTIEEIANVLKEYISPVIEFKPSKNKNIQKSSPKIINRNKNKFELPPLFHAVLEDAIKLIEAEIQNIDNVITLKDLTYPSKSQAFVALLFLNYDNKINIYQYQHFGDIFIEKNIDYIEKTGS